The following are from one region of the Paraglaciecola sp. L1A13 genome:
- a CDS encoding amidohydrolase, which translates to MLSAALLSSALLSTSANADSVSDKVSADMPKLMALYKDLHAHPELSGFEVNTAAKLAKKARDLGFDVTEKVGGTGVVAVLKNGPGPVVMIRADMDGLPVIEQTGLAFASKVRATTEDGIESGVMHACGHDTHMTSWVGTAQALTAMKDKWSGTLVMILQPAEERGKGARDMLADGLYERFPKPNYALAFHDSAGLPAGTIGYTPGFALANVDSVDVLVKGKGGHGAYPHTTKDPIVLASRIVGALQTLVSRETDPQDSAVVTVGSFHAGAKHNIISDQATLLLTVRSYSDETRQRLLDGIARIAKGEAIAAGIPEKLMPEVTIKDEYTPATYNTIEFTQKMANVFTQRFGEKRVVETPAVMGGEDFGRFYRADKNIESLIFWVGGVKEADWKDAKQNGTSLPSLHSPYWAPQADAVIETATEALTTATLSIMAKK; encoded by the coding sequence ATGCTCAGTGCTGCATTACTTAGCAGTGCGTTATTAAGCACCAGTGCAAATGCTGACAGTGTCAGCGATAAGGTCAGTGCTGATATGCCCAAATTAATGGCGTTGTATAAAGACTTACATGCCCACCCTGAGCTAAGTGGTTTTGAAGTGAACACCGCAGCTAAACTTGCCAAAAAAGCGCGTGATTTGGGTTTTGACGTAACTGAAAAAGTAGGCGGAACAGGGGTTGTTGCTGTCCTTAAAAATGGTCCCGGACCTGTGGTGATGATACGCGCGGACATGGATGGCTTGCCTGTTATCGAGCAAACAGGTTTGGCATTTGCTTCAAAGGTACGGGCGACCACTGAAGACGGTATTGAATCAGGCGTTATGCATGCTTGTGGGCACGATACTCACATGACTAGTTGGGTGGGTACGGCTCAAGCCTTGACTGCAATGAAAGATAAATGGTCTGGCACCTTAGTGATGATCTTGCAACCAGCAGAAGAGCGCGGTAAAGGCGCCCGTGATATGTTAGCTGATGGTCTATACGAACGTTTCCCTAAGCCTAATTATGCCTTAGCTTTTCATGACTCAGCAGGTTTACCTGCAGGTACGATTGGCTATACACCAGGATTCGCCCTAGCGAATGTAGATAGCGTCGATGTTCTTGTAAAAGGCAAGGGCGGCCATGGCGCTTACCCGCACACCACAAAAGATCCTATCGTATTAGCAAGCCGCATTGTCGGTGCGCTGCAAACGTTAGTCAGTCGTGAGACTGATCCACAAGATTCTGCTGTGGTAACCGTGGGTAGCTTCCACGCGGGCGCTAAGCATAATATTATTTCTGATCAAGCGACCTTGTTACTTACTGTTCGTAGTTACTCAGACGAAACTCGTCAAAGGTTACTGGATGGTATTGCCCGTATCGCAAAAGGTGAAGCGATTGCAGCTGGTATACCTGAGAAATTGATGCCTGAAGTAACGATTAAAGATGAATACACTCCGGCAACCTATAACACTATTGAGTTTACTCAGAAGATGGCGAATGTGTTTACCCAGCGCTTCGGTGAAAAGCGCGTAGTGGAAACTCCCGCCGTTATGGGGGGGGAAGATTTCGGTCGTTTTTACCGAGCAGATAAAAATATCGAGAGTTTGATTTTTTGGGTGGGTGGGGTGAAAGAAGCGGATTGGAAAGACGCCAAGCAAAATGGCACATCACTGCCGTCTTTGCATAGCCCTTATTGGGCCCCACAAGCGGATGCTGTGATCGAAACAGCAACTGAAGCGTTGACCACTGCTACCTTAAGCATTATGGCCAAAAAATAG
- a CDS encoding M3 family metallopeptidase codes for MRISIIAAAVSATLVLGACSSNVVNQEQTNTKQVKTMQTAANNVLMKKSPLTYQAPQFDKLSIDDYEPAFAAGIAEHNTQIAVITNNPLAPTFENTIVAMEKSGELLTRVSKTFYNLASVISNDDYQRIEADMGPKLTAHEDNIYLNPTLFARVQTIGANKASLTPLDQRLVEHYYNNFVRAGAKLNDADKATVREINGQLSTLATEFSQNILKSFKNDTIVVNDKALLAGLSESEIASLASAAKKAGKDGYLITLVNTTRQPILGSLENRSLRKKIWQASSQRAMSTNGPVLIKLAQLRAQKAQLLGYPTWAAYVTADQMAKTPAAVYDILDDLAPKAVAKAEVEAQAIQEQITANGENFSVQPWDWAYYSEKVRKAKYDLDENIIKPYFELDRVLHDGLFFAMQKLYGITFKARKDLPVYHDDVQAFEVFNQDGSSIGLFYFDPYAREGKGGGAWMDEFVTQSELLKQKPVVYNVLNIPKPAAGQPTLLTFDEVTTLFHEFGHAAHGLFSQVKYPSLAGTATARDFVEFPSQFNEDWDINPEVIANYAKHYQTGEAIPKALLDKLLAAHHFNQGFDTTEYLAAALIDMEWHSITPDTKIDDVAAFEKKALAKHGIDFAPVPPRYKSAYFSHAFAGGYSAGYYAYLWTEVFAADAFAYMTQHDGLNRENGDKFRSSVLSMGNSKDLMQDYIDFRGSKPTTDALLKRRGLVD; via the coding sequence ATGCGTATTTCAATTATTGCCGCCGCCGTCAGTGCGACCCTTGTTTTAGGCGCCTGTTCCAGCAATGTCGTTAATCAAGAGCAAACAAATACTAAGCAAGTAAAAACTATGCAGACAGCCGCGAACAACGTGTTAATGAAGAAAAGCCCGCTAACCTACCAAGCTCCACAATTCGACAAGCTGAGTATTGACGATTATGAGCCTGCTTTTGCTGCAGGCATCGCCGAACACAATACGCAAATAGCGGTGATCACCAATAATCCGTTAGCCCCAACGTTCGAAAACACCATTGTCGCCATGGAAAAATCTGGTGAATTGCTAACAAGAGTAAGTAAAACTTTTTATAACCTTGCCAGCGTGATTTCAAACGACGATTACCAACGAATTGAAGCAGACATGGGTCCTAAGTTAACCGCTCATGAAGATAATATTTATCTTAACCCCACTTTATTTGCTCGAGTTCAAACGATCGGCGCAAACAAAGCGTCATTAACCCCGTTAGATCAGCGTTTAGTTGAGCACTACTACAACAACTTTGTTCGCGCTGGCGCCAAGCTAAATGATGCAGATAAAGCGACTGTACGGGAAATTAATGGCCAACTTTCCACTTTGGCCACTGAGTTTTCACAAAATATCCTAAAATCGTTTAAGAACGATACGATTGTTGTCAATGATAAAGCACTGCTTGCTGGCTTATCTGAGAGCGAAATAGCTAGCCTTGCCAGTGCAGCAAAAAAAGCGGGGAAAGACGGCTACCTAATTACATTGGTTAACACCACTCGTCAGCCGATTTTGGGTAGTTTGGAGAATAGAAGCTTGCGTAAAAAAATCTGGCAGGCTTCTTCTCAGCGGGCCATGAGTACAAATGGCCCAGTGCTTATCAAACTCGCACAGTTGCGGGCTCAAAAAGCCCAATTACTTGGTTACCCAACATGGGCGGCTTATGTAACCGCAGACCAAATGGCTAAGACCCCCGCCGCTGTTTACGACATTCTTGACGATCTGGCCCCTAAAGCCGTTGCCAAAGCCGAAGTAGAAGCACAGGCAATTCAAGAACAAATTACAGCAAATGGCGAAAATTTTAGTGTTCAGCCATGGGATTGGGCTTATTATTCTGAGAAGGTGCGTAAAGCAAAATACGACCTTGATGAAAATATAATTAAGCCTTATTTTGAGCTTGACCGGGTATTACACGATGGCTTGTTCTTTGCCATGCAAAAACTTTACGGTATTACGTTTAAAGCACGCAAAGACTTGCCTGTTTATCACGACGACGTGCAAGCATTCGAAGTATTTAACCAAGACGGCAGCAGCATCGGTTTATTCTACTTTGACCCTTATGCCCGCGAAGGCAAAGGTGGTGGTGCTTGGATGGACGAATTCGTCACGCAAAGTGAACTACTTAAACAAAAACCTGTGGTATATAACGTACTGAATATTCCTAAACCAGCCGCTGGGCAGCCTACTCTGCTCACGTTTGATGAAGTCACGACACTATTCCACGAATTTGGCCATGCGGCTCATGGTCTGTTCTCGCAAGTTAAGTACCCGAGTTTGGCAGGCACTGCTACGGCCCGAGATTTTGTCGAGTTCCCTTCTCAGTTCAACGAAGACTGGGATATCAACCCTGAAGTGATCGCTAACTACGCTAAGCATTATCAAACTGGTGAAGCCATCCCTAAAGCTTTACTCGATAAGCTTCTTGCAGCGCATCACTTCAATCAGGGCTTCGATACCACTGAATATTTAGCCGCAGCTTTAATTGATATGGAGTGGCACTCAATCACCCCAGACACCAAAATAGATGATGTTGCAGCTTTTGAGAAAAAAGCGTTGGCTAAACACGGTATCGATTTCGCGCCCGTTCCTCCTCGTTACAAGTCAGCCTATTTTAGCCATGCCTTTGCCGGTGGCTACTCAGCCGGATATTACGCATACTTATGGACTGAAGTGTTTGCCGCGGATGCATTTGCGTATATGACACAGCACGACGGGTTAAATCGAGAAAATGGTGATAAGTTCCGCAGTAGTGTTTTGTCCATGGGTAATAGTAAAGACTTAATGCAAGACTATATTGATTTTCGCGGTAGCAAGCCTACGACTGATGCGTTATTAAAGCGTCGTGGTTTGGTTGACTAA
- a CDS encoding AEC family transporter, translating to MPIESLLFAIDVTLPISLLIVLGIVFKRIRWINEEFAIVGSRLVFNVTLPCLLFVNIAKTDLSVTTPSYLLIFAAIATTGIFLMFNLLALNIKQQETRGAFAQGACRGNMAIIGLALCVSAFGESAQALASMYLAAIVILYNVYSILTLYYHQSATASTKLVALSVLKNPLAIAIVLAIIVALVPIQLPELLYESGSYLAQMTLPLALLCVGASIRLQEFKASKLLYIAIASKIVFIPLVTTVIGYLCGFRNEELGVLYIMMATPTAAAAYPMVRAIGGDHHLTAAIIAGSTLFSMFSTTLGLFLLHYLGWV from the coding sequence ATGCCTATTGAATCATTACTGTTTGCAATTGACGTCACGCTTCCCATTAGTTTGTTGATCGTACTGGGGATCGTGTTTAAACGTATCCGCTGGATAAACGAAGAATTTGCCATTGTAGGTTCACGATTAGTATTTAACGTTACTTTGCCGTGCCTTTTATTTGTGAATATCGCTAAAACTGATTTGAGTGTGACTACGCCTAGCTATTTATTGATTTTTGCCGCGATTGCTACCACTGGCATTTTTTTGATGTTTAATCTTTTGGCCTTAAACATTAAACAGCAAGAAACACGAGGTGCGTTTGCCCAAGGCGCATGTCGAGGCAATATGGCCATAATTGGTTTGGCCTTGTGTGTCAGTGCCTTTGGGGAGTCAGCTCAAGCGCTGGCTTCTATGTATTTAGCCGCCATTGTTATCTTGTATAATGTGTACTCAATTTTGACGCTTTATTATCACCAGTCGGCTACCGCTTCAACGAAGTTAGTCGCTTTAAGTGTATTGAAAAACCCGTTAGCTATTGCGATTGTATTAGCCATTATTGTGGCGCTTGTGCCGATTCAACTGCCAGAGTTACTGTATGAATCGGGTAGCTATTTAGCACAGATGACCTTACCGCTGGCGTTACTTTGTGTGGGGGCTTCAATTCGATTACAAGAGTTTAAAGCATCAAAACTGCTATATATCGCTATTGCTAGCAAGATAGTATTTATCCCGCTGGTAACGACGGTTATTGGCTATTTATGTGGTTTTAGAAATGAAGAACTGGGTGTGTTGTATATTATGATGGCAACGCCCACCGCGGCGGCTGCGTATCCTATGGTGCGAGCAATAGGCGGCGATCATCATCTAACCGCCGCGATTATTGCCGGTAGTACCTTGTTTTCAATGTTTAGCACCACCCTTGGGTTGTTTTTATTGCATTACCTAGGATGGGTTTAG
- a CDS encoding DUF4202 domain-containing protein, translating to MTQAAYEQAVNLIDSANSEDPNIEQAEGKDWPKELLYSLRMSNMLERYRSDADHVVKLAIRGQHIQRWQSPRSAYPMDRQGYHKWRSDLYIFHADKVASIMTQAGFNEQDIERAKNAVAKVGIKSNPDTQLLEDVVGLVFIEHYMLNFATKHPEYTEQKWIDIIRKTWAKMSQDAHAFVLAGKITLPESLTPVILKAVQV from the coding sequence ATGACCCAAGCCGCTTATGAACAAGCTGTAAATCTTATCGATAGCGCCAACAGTGAAGATCCTAATATTGAGCAAGCGGAAGGGAAAGATTGGCCCAAAGAGCTGTTGTATAGTCTACGCATGTCCAACATGTTAGAACGTTATAGAAGTGATGCTGATCACGTGGTGAAATTGGCTATTCGCGGTCAACATATTCAACGCTGGCAGTCGCCACGCAGTGCTTACCCAATGGACCGACAGGGCTATCATAAATGGCGTAGCGATCTTTATATTTTTCATGCTGATAAGGTCGCAAGCATTATGACCCAAGCAGGTTTTAATGAGCAAGATATTGAGCGAGCAAAAAATGCTGTCGCCAAGGTGGGCATCAAATCAAACCCTGATACCCAACTACTTGAAGATGTGGTTGGGTTAGTATTTATTGAGCACTATATGCTGAATTTTGCCACTAAACACCCTGAGTACACAGAACAGAAATGGATTGATATCATCCGTAAAACCTGGGCAAAAATGTCACAAGATGCCCACGCATTCGTCCTAGCGGGCAAAATTACTCTACCAGAATCATTAACCCCTGTGATTTTAAAAGCCGTGCAAGTTTAG
- a CDS encoding prolyl oligopeptidase family protein, whose translation MKLTLLAVTVSALVMGCTNTINSSTHVSLASDTSIASNQLQQMNISYPKTRKDDVTDTYFGTQVADPYRWLEDDTSSETEQWVKSENAVTQAYLAQVPSRDKLKERLKVLLDYEKVSAPFKEGKYTYFFKNDGLQNQAVLYRQLGDGEAQVFIDPNTFSEDGTTSLAGLDFSKDGSLVTYMISEGGSDWRKAITIDVETMQNVTTTLKDIKFSGISWLGNEGFYYSSYDKPQGSELSAKTDQHKLYFHRLDHKQADDILVFGGTSEQKNRYVSGEVTEDNRYLLISAAVSTSGNKLYLKDLSQPDSQLITILDNNDSDTHLLDNEGSTLLFVTNLDAPNKRVVSVDASQPQPENWQDFIAQTDNVLDVSTGGGDIFASYMVDAISNVKQLDKNGKLIREVSLPGVGTASGFDGKKDQQVLYYSFTNYKTPSTIFSLDVKSGESSVYLKSKAKFDSNAFESQQVFYTSKDGTKVPMIITHKKGLKLDGTNPTMLYGYGGFNISLQPTFSSTNAAWLEQGGVYAVPNLRGGGEYGKAWHDAGTKLQKQNVFDDFIAAAEYLIAQNYTSPDYLAIRGGSNGGLLVAATMLQRPDLFKVALPAVGVLDMLRYHTFTAGAGWAYDYGTAQDSKEMFDYLMNYSPVQNVREGVDYPATLITTGDHDDRVVPAHSFKFAAELQAKHTGTNPMLIRIETNAGHGAGTPISKTIDEYADIFGFTLYNMGIKVK comes from the coding sequence ATGAAATTAACATTATTAGCTGTGACCGTCAGTGCCCTTGTGATGGGATGTACGAATACTATCAACTCTTCTACTCATGTATCACTAGCAAGTGACACCTCAATCGCGAGTAATCAATTACAACAAATGAATATCTCTTATCCTAAAACCCGTAAAGACGATGTAACCGACACCTATTTCGGGACTCAAGTAGCCGATCCTTATCGTTGGTTAGAAGACGATACCAGCAGCGAAACCGAACAGTGGGTTAAAAGTGAAAATGCAGTAACACAAGCATATCTTGCCCAAGTTCCCTCACGCGACAAGCTAAAAGAACGTTTAAAAGTGTTACTTGATTACGAAAAAGTTAGCGCGCCTTTTAAGGAAGGTAAGTACACCTATTTTTTCAAAAACGACGGCTTACAAAACCAAGCCGTACTTTATCGTCAATTAGGCGACGGTGAAGCCCAGGTATTTATTGACCCCAACACCTTTAGCGAAGATGGCACCACCTCATTAGCCGGATTAGATTTTTCGAAAGATGGCAGTTTAGTCACCTATATGATCTCAGAAGGTGGCAGCGACTGGCGTAAGGCGATAACCATCGATGTTGAAACTATGCAAAATGTCACTACAACATTAAAAGACATCAAATTTAGTGGCATATCTTGGCTAGGTAATGAAGGCTTCTATTATTCCAGTTATGACAAACCTCAAGGCAGCGAGTTGTCGGCGAAAACAGATCAACATAAACTTTATTTCCACCGTTTAGACCATAAGCAAGCGGATGATATTTTAGTGTTTGGTGGCACATCCGAGCAAAAAAATCGTTATGTATCTGGTGAAGTCACTGAAGATAACCGTTATTTACTGATAAGTGCAGCTGTTTCTACCTCAGGCAACAAACTCTATTTAAAAGACTTAAGTCAGCCTGATAGTCAGCTCATTACCATTTTAGATAATAATGATTCAGATACTCACCTACTCGATAACGAGGGCAGTACTTTATTATTTGTAACGAATCTAGATGCGCCAAATAAACGTGTAGTATCCGTTGACGCAAGCCAACCCCAACCTGAAAATTGGCAAGACTTTATTGCTCAAACTGACAACGTATTGGACGTATCAACCGGTGGCGGAGACATTTTTGCCAGCTACATGGTAGATGCTATTTCAAACGTCAAGCAGCTAGACAAAAACGGCAAACTGATCCGTGAAGTATCATTACCAGGTGTCGGCACGGCCAGTGGCTTCGACGGTAAAAAAGATCAACAAGTCCTATATTACAGTTTCACCAACTATAAGACCCCCAGCACCATCTTTAGCCTAGATGTAAAAAGCGGTGAGTCTTCGGTGTATCTTAAATCGAAAGCGAAGTTCGATAGCAATGCTTTCGAGTCCCAACAGGTATTTTATACATCAAAAGATGGTACTAAAGTGCCTATGATTATTACCCATAAAAAAGGACTTAAACTTGATGGCACTAACCCGACCATGCTTTACGGTTATGGTGGTTTCAACATCAGTTTGCAACCTACCTTTAGCAGCACCAACGCTGCATGGTTAGAGCAAGGAGGAGTTTATGCCGTGCCTAATCTACGGGGTGGCGGCGAGTACGGTAAAGCATGGCACGATGCGGGTACTAAGTTGCAAAAACAAAATGTATTTGATGACTTTATCGCGGCGGCTGAATATTTAATTGCTCAAAACTACACTAGTCCAGACTATCTTGCGATTCGTGGCGGCTCTAATGGTGGTTTGTTAGTTGCAGCAACGATGTTACAGCGCCCAGACTTATTTAAAGTCGCATTGCCTGCGGTAGGGGTTTTAGATATGTTGCGTTATCACACCTTTACTGCTGGCGCGGGTTGGGCATATGACTATGGCACAGCACAAGACAGTAAAGAAATGTTCGATTACTTGATGAATTATTCGCCCGTGCAAAACGTGCGAGAAGGTGTGGATTATCCTGCTACACTTATCACCACTGGTGACCATGATGATCGCGTAGTACCTGCTCACTCTTTTAAATTCGCCGCTGAGTTACAAGCCAAACATACTGGCACGAATCCTATGCTGATCCGCATAGAAACCAATGCCGGCCACGGTGCAGGTACACCGATTAGCAAGACCATAGACGAGTACGCCGATATATTTGGTTTCACTCTTTATAATATGGGGATTAAGGTTAAATAG
- a CDS encoding GMC family oxidoreductase, whose amino-acid sequence MSPVQSEQFDFIIVGAGSAGCALAARLTENSKFRVCLIEAGGKDSNPLIHIPFGLSLLSRFKNINWNYNTAAQPQLNHRKLYWPRGKTLGGSSAINAMCYVRGVPEDYDRWVNQGAEGWGWDVVLPYFKKSQDQQRGSDAYHGVDGPLCVDDLRCVNPMSQTFVAAANEVGLPISPDFNGCEHEGLGVYQVTHKNGQRCSAAKGYLALAQGRENFTLISQALVEKIIIKDKRAVGVALQINGRAHVLSAAKEVILSSGTVNSPQLLMLSGIGPKEHLSDKGIHLEIDLPGVGQNLQDHLDAIVQYHCRSKETYAVSLGKLPRYIQAAVRYWHKRNDIFSSNIAEAGGFVRSQFADGLPDIQYHFLPAILLDHGRQTAFGYGYGLHICNLYPKSRGTISLASADPAQPVVIDPQYLSHSDDQKVLIDGIRQGREILQSKGFIQYRGEEVLPGIDMQTDEQLLAFLRENAQSIYHPIGTCKMGADIDEMAVVDNQLNVRGIERLRVVDASVMPSLVGGNTNAPTIMIAERAADFIKAHYGQD is encoded by the coding sequence ATGTCACCTGTACAGTCTGAGCAGTTCGATTTCATTATTGTGGGTGCAGGCTCTGCTGGTTGCGCATTAGCCGCCCGTTTAACTGAAAACAGTAAATTTCGTGTTTGTCTAATTGAAGCCGGTGGCAAAGACAGCAATCCGCTTATTCATATACCTTTTGGTTTATCGTTACTTTCTCGCTTTAAAAATATCAATTGGAATTACAATACCGCTGCCCAGCCACAGTTAAATCATCGCAAATTGTACTGGCCGAGAGGGAAAACCTTAGGCGGGTCTAGCGCGATAAACGCCATGTGTTACGTACGTGGTGTACCTGAAGACTACGATCGCTGGGTTAATCAAGGTGCCGAAGGCTGGGGCTGGGATGTAGTACTACCGTATTTTAAAAAGTCACAGGATCAACAGCGGGGTAGCGATGCTTATCATGGTGTCGATGGGCCACTTTGTGTCGATGATTTGCGGTGCGTGAACCCCATGTCGCAGACTTTTGTTGCGGCGGCAAATGAGGTCGGATTACCCATCAGCCCAGACTTTAATGGCTGTGAGCATGAAGGTCTTGGTGTGTATCAAGTTACCCACAAAAACGGTCAACGTTGCTCGGCGGCTAAGGGGTATCTAGCCTTGGCTCAAGGACGTGAAAATTTCACCTTAATTTCCCAAGCTTTAGTCGAAAAAATTATTATTAAAGATAAGCGAGCGGTCGGGGTCGCTTTACAAATTAATGGTCGGGCACATGTTCTCAGCGCCGCGAAAGAAGTCATACTCAGTAGCGGAACGGTTAACTCTCCCCAGTTGTTGATGTTATCAGGTATCGGTCCTAAGGAACATTTGTCAGATAAAGGCATTCATCTAGAAATTGATTTGCCCGGCGTTGGGCAAAATCTTCAAGACCACTTGGATGCTATCGTGCAATACCATTGTCGGTCTAAGGAAACTTATGCTGTCTCTTTAGGGAAATTGCCACGCTATATACAGGCTGCAGTTCGTTATTGGCACAAGCGTAACGATATTTTTTCATCGAATATTGCGGAGGCGGGTGGGTTTGTAAGAAGTCAGTTTGCAGATGGTCTACCTGATATTCAGTACCACTTTTTACCCGCTATTCTTCTTGACCATGGGCGCCAAACTGCGTTTGGATACGGTTATGGTCTGCACATATGTAATTTATATCCTAAAAGCCGTGGCACCATTTCACTAGCCTCGGCAGATCCTGCTCAGCCCGTTGTCATTGACCCTCAATACTTATCTCATTCCGATGACCAAAAAGTCTTGATCGATGGTATTCGTCAAGGCCGGGAAATTCTGCAATCAAAGGGTTTTATACAATATCGAGGCGAAGAAGTGTTACCTGGTATTGATATGCAAACAGACGAACAGTTACTGGCGTTTTTACGCGAAAACGCACAGTCCATTTATCACCCCATAGGTACATGTAAAATGGGTGCGGATATAGATGAAATGGCGGTGGTAGATAATCAACTCAATGTGAGAGGAATTGAACGATTAAGAGTTGTTGATGCATCGGTTATGCCTAGCTTAGTTGGCGGCAATACTAACGCTCCCACTATCATGATTGCTGAACGAGCAGCAGATTTTATTAAAGCACATTATGGACAGGACTAA
- the rimK gene encoding 30S ribosomal protein S6--L-glutamate ligase has product MKIAILSRNKKLYSTRRLQEAAIARGHEVDIIDTLHCYMDISSNKPSVRFNGEPLPQYDAIIPRIGASVTFYGTAVVRQFEMMGSFSVNESVAISRSRDKLRSMQLLSRKGIGLPRTGFAHSPDDIKDLISNVGGAPVVIKLLEGTQGIGVVLADTNKAAESIIEAFMGIKANILVQEYIKEAGGADIRCFVIGGKVVAAMKRQGAPGEFRSNLHRGGSATLVKLTSVERATAVAAASAMGLNVCGVDLLRSSHGPVVMEVNSSPGLEGIEASTSKDVANMIIEFIENKKSKPHSTKTRGNG; this is encoded by the coding sequence ATGAAAATCGCCATTTTATCTCGAAACAAAAAGCTGTATTCCACTCGCCGTCTACAAGAGGCGGCTATTGCCCGTGGTCATGAAGTCGATATCATCGATACACTTCATTGCTATATGGATATTTCAAGCAATAAACCGTCGGTACGTTTTAATGGTGAACCTTTGCCCCAGTATGACGCGATTATCCCGCGTATTGGTGCATCAGTGACTTTTTATGGTACGGCTGTGGTGCGTCAATTTGAAATGATGGGCAGCTTTAGCGTGAATGAGTCGGTCGCTATTAGCCGTTCTCGAGATAAGTTGCGTTCAATGCAGTTGCTATCGCGCAAAGGTATCGGTTTACCGCGCACAGGTTTTGCACATAGCCCAGATGACATAAAGGATTTGATCAGCAATGTAGGCGGAGCGCCAGTGGTGATCAAGCTACTAGAAGGTACGCAAGGGATTGGCGTTGTATTAGCGGATACTAATAAAGCGGCAGAAAGTATTATCGAAGCTTTTATGGGTATAAAAGCCAATATATTAGTGCAGGAATATATCAAAGAAGCTGGCGGAGCAGATATTCGTTGCTTCGTAATTGGCGGTAAAGTAGTTGCTGCTATGAAACGTCAGGGGGCTCCGGGGGAGTTTCGCTCAAACCTACATCGTGGTGGTAGTGCCACGCTAGTCAAATTGACATCGGTCGAACGGGCGACAGCAGTAGCCGCTGCAAGCGCTATGGGTTTGAACGTGTGCGGTGTGGATTTACTGCGCTCTAGCCATGGTCCTGTCGTGATGGAAGTCAACTCATCTCCTGGTCTTGAGGGTATTGAGGCGTCGACTTCAAAAGACGTTGCGAACATGATCATCGAGTTTATCGAAAATAAAAAATCTAAGCCCCATAGCACGAAAACACGAGGCAACGGTTAG
- a CDS encoding succinylglutamate desuccinylase/aspartoacylase family protein: MVSGAPLKIGSHVIEPGSRIKLQLSAARLYTDTDMSIPVEVIRAKKDGPTVFISAAIHGDELNGIEIVRRLLDSPSFKLITGTVIAVPIVNVYGMLMQSRYMPDRRDLNRSFPGSTNGSLTSRLAHMFLTEIVSKCNYGIDLHTGAIHRSNLPQIRANLKDPETAKLAHAFGVPVLLNSDLRDGSLRQAADESGTKVLLYEAGEALRFDELSIRAGIKGIFNVLVSLGMVSKRRRTEPKIEPLVAYKSSWLRAPESGIVRDRKSLGDYVKRGDLLADVCSPTGAYSKPLLANRSGIIIGKQNIPLVQEGDAMFHIALFDDPKDVVDNMDQLHENLMPEMDPQSIVV, encoded by the coding sequence ATGGTAAGCGGTGCCCCTTTGAAAATAGGAAGTCATGTTATTGAACCTGGGTCTCGCATCAAGCTGCAGCTATCTGCTGCTCGCTTGTATACGGATACAGATATGTCTATTCCGGTTGAGGTTATTAGGGCTAAAAAAGATGGTCCTACTGTATTTATCAGCGCGGCTATTCACGGTGATGAGCTCAATGGCATTGAAATAGTGCGTAGACTGCTTGATTCACCATCGTTTAAATTAATTACTGGTACCGTCATCGCCGTGCCAATTGTTAATGTATACGGTATGTTGATGCAAAGCCGCTATATGCCTGACAGGCGAGATTTAAACCGTAGTTTTCCGGGGTCAACGAACGGCTCCTTAACGTCACGGTTGGCGCATATGTTTTTAACTGAAATTGTGTCTAAGTGTAACTATGGCATCGATTTACATACAGGGGCTATTCATCGCAGTAACTTACCGCAAATTCGGGCTAATTTAAAAGATCCCGAAACGGCCAAGCTTGCCCATGCGTTTGGGGTGCCAGTGCTGCTTAATTCAGATTTGCGTGATGGTTCATTGCGCCAAGCGGCAGATGAATCGGGTACCAAGGTGCTGTTGTATGAAGCAGGAGAGGCTTTGCGTTTTGATGAGCTTTCTATTCGCGCGGGCATAAAGGGTATATTCAACGTGCTCGTATCTTTGGGAATGGTATCGAAACGACGTCGTACTGAACCGAAAATTGAGCCATTAGTGGCGTATAAAAGCTCATGGTTACGCGCTCCTGAAAGTGGAATTGTACGTGATCGCAAGAGTCTAGGAGATTACGTGAAACGTGGCGATTTACTCGCAGATGTATGCAGTCCTACCGGCGCCTATAGTAAACCGCTGCTGGCAAACCGTTCAGGGATCATAATTGGCAAGCAGAATATCCCCTTGGTGCAAGAAGGTGATGCGATGTTTCATATAGCGCTTTTTGATGATCCAAAAGACGTGGTAGACAACATGGATCAGTTGCATGAAAATTTGATGCCTGAAATGGACCCACAAAGTATTGTGGTCTGA